In the Variovorax sp. S12S4 genome, one interval contains:
- a CDS encoding cryptochrome/photolyase family protein produces the protein MPPILLAVDKTYPKGLMWFRRDLRVDDNAALYHALRACRQVVCVFVFDRAILDPLPPADRRVEFIRESLVELDAELRDLSGGLIVRHAAAVDELPALAHALDVQAVFANRDDEPDALARDAQVLGALANAGVAFHTYKDSTVFDRDEVMTKTGQPYTVFTPYKRAWLAKVDSFFLKSYPVRAYADALAAPPEPWRAPVPSLEEIGFQQTNLSELEIPTGTQGAAALFEDFFQRIDRYDAARNFPAVRGPSYLGVHLRFGTVSIRQVAGVAHQLSLQGDAGAATWLSELIWREFYFQILAHFPHVHSGGESKSFRPEYDKIQWHHGKHADQLFEAWCQGRTGYPLVDAAMMQINQSGYMHNRLRMVTASFLCKDLGLDWRRGERYFALHLNDFELASNNGGWQWASSSGCDAQPYFRIFNPVTQSERFDPEGKFIRRYLPQLAGLSNAAIHSPWTASPVELEAAGIKLGETYPKPVVDHAEAREKTLQRYGVARAKALQK, from the coding sequence ATGCCGCCGATTTTACTGGCCGTCGACAAGACCTATCCCAAAGGGCTCATGTGGTTTCGCCGCGATCTGCGCGTGGACGACAACGCGGCGCTCTACCACGCCCTGCGGGCCTGCCGCCAGGTGGTGTGCGTTTTCGTGTTCGACCGGGCCATTCTGGACCCCCTGCCCCCGGCCGACCGCCGGGTGGAATTCATCCGCGAGTCGCTCGTGGAGCTCGATGCCGAGCTGCGCGACCTGAGCGGCGGGCTCATCGTGCGCCATGCCGCCGCGGTCGACGAGCTTCCGGCGCTGGCGCACGCGCTGGACGTGCAGGCCGTGTTTGCCAACCGGGACGACGAGCCCGACGCGCTGGCGCGCGATGCCCAGGTGCTCGGCGCGCTGGCCAACGCGGGCGTGGCTTTTCACACCTACAAGGACTCGACCGTCTTCGACCGCGACGAGGTAATGACCAAGACCGGCCAGCCCTACACGGTGTTCACGCCCTACAAGCGGGCCTGGCTGGCCAAGGTGGATTCGTTCTTTCTCAAGTCGTACCCGGTTCGGGCATACGCCGACGCGCTGGCCGCCCCGCCCGAGCCGTGGCGCGCGCCGGTGCCCTCGCTCGAGGAAATCGGCTTTCAGCAAACCAACCTTTCCGAACTCGAGATTCCCACGGGCACCCAAGGGGCGGCGGCGCTGTTCGAAGACTTTTTCCAGCGCATCGACCGCTACGATGCGGCGCGCAATTTTCCGGCCGTGCGGGGGCCCAGCTACCTGGGCGTGCACCTGCGCTTCGGCACGGTGTCGATCCGGCAGGTGGCGGGGGTCGCGCACCAGCTTTCGCTTCAGGGCGATGCGGGCGCGGCCACCTGGCTCAGCGAGCTGATCTGGCGGGAGTTCTACTTCCAGATCCTGGCGCACTTCCCGCACGTGCATTCGGGCGGCGAATCGAAGAGCTTTCGCCCCGAGTACGACAAGATCCAGTGGCACCACGGCAAGCATGCCGACCAGCTGTTCGAGGCCTGGTGCCAGGGCCGCACCGGCTATCCGCTGGTGGACGCGGCCATGATGCAGATCAACCAGAGCGGCTACATGCACAACCGCCTGCGCATGGTGACGGCGAGTTTTCTGTGCAAGGACCTGGGGCTGGATTGGCGCCGCGGCGAGCGCTACTTTGCGCTGCACCTGAACGACTTCGAGCTGGCCTCGAACAACGGCGGCTGGCAATGGGCAAGCTCCAGCGGCTGCGATGCGCAGCCCTACTTCCGCATTTTCAACCCCGTGACGCAGAGCGAGCGCTTCGATCCCGAGGGCAAGTTCATCCGCCGCTACCTGCCGCAGTTGGCAGGGCTGTCGAATGCCGCGATCCACTCGCCGTGGACGGCCTCTCCGGTGGAGCTGGAAGCGGCGGGCATCAAGCTTGGCGAGACGTACCCCAAGCCTGTGGTCGACCACGCCGAGGCGCGCGAGAAAACGCTGCAGCGCTACGGCGTGGCGCGGGCCAAGGCGCTGCAAAAATAA
- the pyrR gene encoding bifunctional pyr operon transcriptional regulator/uracil phosphoribosyltransferase PyrR, which translates to MSSIPDAEALYKELLNGVKALMRTETKLVGITSGGAWLVERLQKDLGLAGAPGVISSAMHRDDFARRGLSASAQTALPFDVNGADVLLLDDVLYTGRTIRAVLNELFDFGRPACVRLAVLVDRGGRELPVAADFAAAKLTLPDTQLLALARAEDGAFSLKVEENS; encoded by the coding sequence GTGAGTTCAATACCCGATGCCGAAGCGCTCTACAAGGAGCTGCTGAACGGCGTGAAAGCGCTGATGCGCACAGAGACAAAGCTGGTGGGCATTACCTCCGGCGGCGCATGGCTGGTCGAGCGGCTGCAAAAAGACCTGGGCCTTGCCGGCGCGCCCGGCGTCATTTCGTCGGCCATGCACCGCGACGACTTCGCGCGCCGCGGCCTTTCGGCCAGCGCGCAGACCGCGCTGCCCTTCGACGTGAACGGTGCCGACGTGCTGCTGCTGGACGACGTGCTCTACACCGGCCGCACCATCCGCGCGGTACTCAACGAGCTGTTCGACTTCGGCCGCCCGGCCTGCGTGCGGCTGGCGGTGCTGGTCGACCGCGGTGGACGCGAGCTGCCGGTGGCGGCCGATTTCGCGGCCGCGAAACTCACGCTGCCCGATACCCAACTCCTCGCGCTCGCCCGTGCGGAAGACGGTGCGTTCAGTCTCAAAGTGGAGGAGAACAGCTGA
- the ruvX gene encoding Holliday junction resolvase RuvX, translating into MAAAMPDAPVPSASPVSVAVPSHFQSFLAFDFGLKRTGVASGNRLLGAATPQATIKAEGDARFAQVEARIKEWQPDALVVGVPYHPDGAPHENTRRAQKFARQLRGRFNLQVFEVDERYSTTEALASGARDADAASACIILEQFLRSLP; encoded by the coding sequence ATGGCCGCTGCCATGCCAGACGCTCCCGTTCCCTCCGCTTCTCCTGTTTCCGTTGCCGTCCCCTCCCATTTCCAGAGCTTCCTGGCCTTCGACTTCGGCCTGAAGCGAACCGGCGTCGCGAGCGGAAACCGCCTGCTGGGCGCCGCCACGCCGCAGGCCACCATCAAGGCCGAGGGCGATGCCCGCTTTGCGCAGGTCGAGGCACGCATCAAGGAATGGCAGCCCGACGCATTGGTTGTGGGTGTGCCGTATCACCCCGACGGTGCCCCCCACGAGAACACCCGCCGCGCGCAGAAGTTTGCGCGCCAGCTGCGCGGCCGTTTCAATCTCCAGGTGTTCGAGGTCGACGAGCGCTACAGCACCACCGAGGCGCTGGCTTCCGGCGCCCGCGATGCCGATGCCGCATCGGCCTGCATCATCCTGGAGCAATTTTTGAGGAGTCTCCCGTGA
- a CDS encoding dihydroorotase codes for MNTLIINGRVVDPASGTDKKADIAIADGKITSVGSVPPGFKAERTIDAAGCVVAPGLVDLAARLREPGYEHEGMLESEMAAAIAGGVTSLVCPPDTDPVLDEPGLVEMLKFRAEKLQGARLFPLGALTRSLAGGVLTEMAELTEAGCIGFSQADVPLADTQVLQRALLYASTFGYTVWLRPQDRDLGKGVAASGPLATRLGLSGVPVSAETIAIFTIIELMKSTGARVHLCRISSARGVALVREAKAQGLPLTCDVSINSLHLADTDIGFFDSRARLNPPLRQQGDRDALSAALADGTIDALVSDHTPVEADAKTLPFAEAEPGATGLELLLPLALQWGERSGAGIARALEVVTSAPARLLAAADAGTGIGRLSEGGVADLCVFDPALEWQVQPDALKSQGKHTPFAGYPLQGRARHTLVAGRVVHG; via the coding sequence ATGAACACACTGATCATCAACGGCCGCGTGGTCGACCCCGCCTCGGGCACCGACAAGAAAGCCGACATCGCCATTGCCGACGGCAAGATCACCAGCGTCGGCAGCGTGCCGCCCGGCTTCAAGGCGGAGCGCACCATCGATGCCGCGGGCTGCGTCGTCGCGCCCGGCCTTGTCGACCTGGCCGCGCGCCTGCGCGAACCCGGCTACGAACACGAGGGCATGCTCGAAAGCGAAATGGCCGCCGCCATTGCGGGTGGCGTGACCAGCCTCGTGTGCCCGCCCGACACCGACCCCGTGCTCGACGAGCCCGGCCTGGTTGAAATGCTCAAGTTCCGCGCAGAGAAGCTGCAGGGCGCGCGCCTGTTTCCTCTGGGCGCGCTCACGCGCAGCCTGGCCGGCGGCGTGCTCACCGAGATGGCCGAGCTCACCGAGGCCGGCTGCATCGGCTTCAGCCAGGCCGACGTGCCCTTGGCGGACACGCAGGTGCTGCAGCGCGCACTGCTTTATGCAAGCACCTTCGGCTACACCGTATGGCTGCGCCCGCAGGACCGCGACCTGGGCAAGGGCGTGGCCGCGAGCGGCCCGCTGGCCACGCGGCTCGGCCTCTCGGGCGTGCCGGTGTCGGCGGAAACCATCGCCATCTTCACCATCATCGAGCTCATGAAGAGCACCGGCGCGCGCGTGCACCTGTGCCGTATCTCCAGCGCCCGAGGCGTGGCGTTGGTGCGCGAAGCCAAGGCGCAAGGCCTGCCGCTCACATGCGACGTGAGCATCAATTCGCTGCACCTGGCCGACACGGACATCGGCTTTTTCGACAGCCGCGCACGCCTGAACCCGCCGCTGCGCCAGCAGGGCGACCGCGATGCGCTCTCGGCCGCGCTGGCCGACGGCACCATCGACGCGCTGGTGTCCGACCACACGCCGGTCGAGGCCGACGCCAAGACGCTGCCTTTTGCCGAAGCCGAACCGGGCGCGACCGGGCTCGAGCTGCTGCTGCCGCTGGCGCTGCAATGGGGCGAGCGCAGCGGCGCCGGCATTGCGCGCGCGCTCGAGGTGGTTACCTCCGCACCCGCGCGGCTGCTGGCCGCCGCCGATGCGGGCACCGGCATCGGCCGCCTGTCCGAGGGCGGCGTGGCCGACCTCTGCGTATTCGATCCGGCGCTCGAGTGGCAGGTGCAGCCCGACGCGCTGAAGAGCCAGGGCAAGCACACGCCGTTCGCGGGCTACCCGCTGCAGGGCCGCGCCCGCCACACGCTGGTTGCAGGCCGCGTGGTCCACGGCTGA
- a CDS encoding YqgE/AlgH family protein, which yields MASDSAPMNLTHHFLIAMPGMEDKTFNRSVVYLCEHSERGALGLVINKPSDINLKVLFEKIELHLARPELGDAPVFQGGPVQTERGFVLHEPVFSHAEKPEESVYASTMTIPGGLEMTTSKDVLEALATGAGPRKVLVSLGYSAWGEGQLESELAENSWLTVSADPAVIFDTPIEQRYDKALMLLGLEAWKLSPEAGHA from the coding sequence ATGGCTTCCGATTCTGCCCCGATGAACCTCACGCATCACTTTTTGATAGCGATGCCGGGGATGGAAGATAAAACTTTCAACCGCAGCGTCGTCTACCTCTGCGAGCACAGCGAGCGCGGTGCGCTCGGCCTTGTGATCAACAAACCCAGCGACATCAACCTGAAGGTGCTGTTCGAGAAGATCGAGCTCCACCTGGCGCGCCCCGAACTCGGCGACGCGCCGGTTTTCCAGGGCGGCCCGGTGCAAACCGAGCGCGGCTTCGTGCTGCACGAGCCCGTGTTCTCCCACGCCGAAAAGCCCGAGGAGTCGGTCTACGCCTCGACCATGACCATTCCGGGCGGCCTTGAAATGACCACCTCCAAGGACGTGCTGGAGGCCCTGGCCACCGGCGCCGGGCCGCGCAAGGTGCTGGTTTCGCTGGGTTATTCGGCTTGGGGCGAGGGCCAGCTCGAGTCGGAACTGGCCGAAAACAGCTGGCTCACCGTGAGCGCCGATCCGGCCGTGATCTTCGACACGCCCATCGAGCAGCGCTACGACAAGGCGCTGATGCTGCTGGGCCTGGAGGCCTGGAAACTGTCGCCGGAAGCGGGACACGCGTGA
- a CDS encoding aspartate carbamoyltransferase catalytic subunit, giving the protein MLYKRNPQLNKNGELIHLLSIEGLPKDIITHILDTAANFTSVSDREVKKVPLLRGKSVFNLFFENSTRTRTTFEIAAKRLSADVINLDIARSSATKGESLLDTIANLSAMAADLFVVRHSESGAPYLIAQHVAPHVHVVNAGDGRHAHPTQGLLDMYTIRHYKKDFANLTVAIVGDVLHSRVARSDIHALTTLGCAEVRVVGPKTLVPGDMAGMGVRVCHTLEEGIKDCDVIIMLRLQNERMSGALLPSSQEFFKTYGLTPEKLQLAKPDAIVMHPGPINRGVEIDSAVVDGKQSVILPQVTFGIAVRMAVMSIVAGNEA; this is encoded by the coding sequence ATGCTCTACAAGCGAAACCCGCAGCTCAACAAGAACGGCGAACTGATTCACCTGCTGTCGATCGAGGGCCTGCCCAAGGACATCATCACGCACATCCTGGACACCGCCGCCAACTTCACGAGCGTGAGCGACCGCGAGGTGAAGAAGGTGCCGCTCCTGCGCGGCAAGAGCGTGTTCAACCTGTTCTTCGAGAACTCGACGCGCACCCGCACCACCTTCGAGATCGCGGCCAAGCGCCTCTCCGCCGACGTCATCAACCTCGACATTGCGCGCTCCTCGGCCACCAAGGGCGAGTCGCTGCTCGACACCATCGCCAACCTGAGCGCCATGGCCGCGGACCTGTTCGTGGTGCGCCACAGCGAGTCGGGCGCGCCGTACCTCATTGCGCAGCATGTGGCGCCGCACGTGCACGTGGTGAACGCCGGCGACGGGCGCCATGCGCACCCCACGCAGGGGCTGCTCGACATGTACACGATCCGCCACTACAAGAAGGACTTTGCGAACCTCACGGTCGCCATCGTCGGCGACGTGCTGCATTCGCGCGTGGCTCGCTCCGACATCCATGCGCTCACCACGCTGGGCTGCGCCGAAGTGCGCGTGGTCGGCCCCAAGACTCTCGTGCCTGGCGACATGGCGGGCATGGGCGTGCGCGTGTGCCACACGCTCGAAGAGGGCATCAAGGACTGCGACGTCATCATCATGCTGCGCCTGCAGAACGAGCGCATGAGCGGCGCGCTGCTGCCCTCGTCGCAGGAGTTCTTCAAGACCTACGGCCTCACGCCGGAGAAGCTGCAACTGGCCAAGCCGGATGCCATCGTGATGCACCCGGGTCCGATCAACCGCGGTGTCGAGATCGACTCCGCCGTGGTGGACGGAAAGCAGAGCGTGATCCTTCCGCAGGTCACCTTCGGCATCGCGGTGCGAATGGCCGTCATGAGCATCGTCGCAGGTAACGAAGCATGA
- a CDS encoding lysophospholipid acyltransferase family protein, with amino-acid sequence MVHSLKACWRLLHAVGHALGGWWTIRFTFPRLSQEERNLRVQQWSRRLLEIMGVTLKVQGTPPAKGPVLLICNHLSWLDITAIHAACHVRFVSKAGVKHWPLIGTLSTGAGSLYIERERRRDALRVVHHMTEALQGGDRIGVFPEGTTSDGRGLLPFHANLLQAAISSGAPVLPAALRFADAATGETSQAPRYIDDDNLLTSLWNTLRAPPLLAIVRFGEPQSSLGRERRAWAQSLHEDVQQLRRETH; translated from the coding sequence ATGGTTCATTCGCTGAAGGCCTGCTGGCGCCTGCTGCATGCCGTAGGGCACGCGCTGGGCGGGTGGTGGACGATCCGCTTCACCTTTCCGCGGCTTTCGCAGGAGGAGCGCAACCTGCGGGTGCAGCAGTGGTCGCGGCGCCTGCTCGAGATCATGGGCGTCACGCTCAAGGTACAGGGCACGCCGCCCGCCAAGGGGCCGGTGCTGCTCATTTGCAACCATCTCTCGTGGCTCGACATCACCGCCATTCATGCCGCCTGCCACGTGCGCTTTGTTTCCAAGGCGGGCGTGAAGCACTGGCCGCTGATCGGCACGCTGTCCACGGGCGCGGGTTCGCTCTATATCGAGCGCGAGCGCCGACGCGATGCATTGCGGGTGGTGCACCACATGACCGAAGCCCTGCAAGGCGGAGACCGCATCGGTGTGTTCCCTGAAGGCACCACCAGCGACGGCCGCGGGCTGCTGCCCTTTCACGCCAACCTGCTGCAGGCCGCCATCTCGTCGGGCGCGCCGGTGCTGCCCGCCGCACTGCGCTTTGCCGATGCGGCCACCGGAGAAACCAGCCAGGCGCCGCGCTACATCGACGACGACAACCTGCTGACCTCGCTCTGGAACACGCTGCGCGCACCGCCCCTCCTGGCGATCGTGCGCTTCGGCGAGCCGCAGTCCTCGCTGGGCCGCGAGCGCCGCGCCTGGGCGCAGTCGCTGCATGAAGACGTGCAGCAATTGCGCCGCGAAACACACTGA